In Magallana gigas chromosome 1, xbMagGiga1.1, whole genome shotgun sequence, the sequence ATCGCCTTGTGATTGAGCCTGTTCGTAAGTAAATCCTCCAGTGACACAAGTTTGAGAGTGTTAAAGAGTGTACCACatccttttgtttgtttaactaTTTAGTATTgttgtttcattaattttcaagggTATCAATACTCATTGATTTAGTGAAAATCAAAGTTTCAAGGATGAGTAAACTAGTGGCCAATGAccaaatcaatacaaaatgttaatagaaattgcatttgaatgaacatttaatttcgtggatcaactaaaaacaaaatccacgaaaattggtattcaacgaatattgatgataCCACAGTAGTTGATTTGAGATGTCTAATATCGccctaaaaaaataatagtcATAAAACCAACTCGTGTCAGtattgtttattaaatatttacaacaaaaaagataaactataatttaaaaacgaaattcttaacaattcaaaatacaTCGTTACACTTACTGTATGTTAACGTTTCTGGTATACAAAAGGAATGTTTGTTCAggatataaaaattacatatgaAAGTAAGCTTAAAAATGAATTAGTACTGACTGCAGTCCGTCGGACTCACATAGCTACATGGCCTAACTTACTCTTCTGACCATCATCTGTGTCGCTTTCATCGAATAAAAAGGACCTCGCCACGGTACATAGGTGACACCTTGATTACCCATTGAGTTTTCCCCTCTTAGGTAGAGACCATTTGGGTTAGCACAGCTACAGCTTTTGTGCCACCACCCTGCGTTTGTCCTGATAGCACAGTTTACTTCTGACCGAAGGTCATTGTCTTGATCTAATGTAGTGAACTTCATGTTGTTCATTTGGTTCGGTGATGTTGTACTCCCGAAACAGTCGCCTACAAATTGATCATTTATAAATCACTATATCTGATATATTCACAATTGTTTGTACTTGAGAACCCAAACGATTTTTTCTCCTATATGCTTAATGTACTGGAATGCAAAATTAACCCCAGATTTTTAAAGTCACAGTTCTATAGGAATATGATGCACAGGGCATGTGTatgtttttcaaacaaaacaagGTATAAAGAATCCATagaattaaccaaaaaaaaggAGATCTCGCCCTTAACGGATTATCACTCAGGTTTATCAAAAAACTGTtataaaattgttcatattaCAAAAGTCAGCTTTCTCAACTTAACCCTATTTGACTCATACATCACATAGGCAgagcttttgataaaaaaaaaagtgtgcaGTTACCTTAATCCAAGTTTCAAGGTCAAAGgtgaaggtcatatcagaattaTATGAGAAATCCATGTCTGGAGcatatcttttctccatttgttccaatctggctcatacttcactaaTAGAGTGCTTACGAAGAAAGGGCGTACAGTGTCCTTCTATTaagtttgtaggtcaagtgtCAAAGTCGTCTTGGATCATGCAAAttttatatactgtggaataatttaaattcgttggggccaattttcgtggattatgaCTTTTTTGCTCAGTCGTGGGGAtataatttcgtggatgcgtagCCTACTGTGtcagtaacaaagataactcttt encodes:
- the LOC136273987 gene encoding ficolin-2-like, which codes for MRMDMEDFDNQTRYVKYSSFNVGNESSKYTVTLSGFSGDVGDCFGSTTSPNQMNNMKFTTLDQDNDLRSEVNCAIRTNAGWWHKSCSCANPNGLYLRGENSMGNQGVTYVPWRGPFYSMKATQMMVRRVS